From the genome of Gracilimonas sp., one region includes:
- a CDS encoding DUF2752 domain-containing protein, which translates to MRFIRKHLEWFIFSAGLMLLAFMNPENAGTSLCFFEWAGIDFCPGEGLGHSISYTFRGDLTSAFQAHLAGPAAVFILAGRIIYLLKNLYKESKLTTNKEQHG; encoded by the coding sequence ATGCGTTTTATAAGAAAACATTTAGAGTGGTTTATTTTCAGCGCAGGACTCATGCTTCTGGCATTTATGAATCCTGAAAATGCGGGTACATCGCTTTGCTTTTTTGAGTGGGCAGGTATAGATTTTTGTCCGGGAGAGGGATTAGGACATTCGATATCATATACATTTCGGGGAGATTTAACATCGGCTTTTCAGGCTCATTTGGCCGGGCCGGCAGCCGTTTTTATTCTTGCAGGGCGCATCATCTATCTTCTCAAGAATCTTTATAAAGAATCAAAACTAACTACAAATAAGGAACAGCATGGCTAA
- a CDS encoding TM2 domain-containing protein, with protein MANVIDHLPELEGDESLYVGKLLSEFSDEQASKFASVYRSRRKDPQTILITCILGFFLIAGVHRLMLNQIGMGILYIFTGGLCLIGTIVDLVNYKDMAFQYNRGVAKEIQSYI; from the coding sequence ATGGCTAATGTAATTGATCATTTACCAGAACTAGAAGGCGACGAGTCATTATATGTCGGGAAATTACTTTCTGAATTTTCTGATGAACAGGCTTCTAAATTTGCTTCAGTATATCGATCACGACGGAAAGATCCCCAAACGATATTGATTACCTGTATTCTCGGGTTTTTCTTAATTGCGGGTGTACATCGCCTGATGTTAAATCAGATTGGAATGGGTATACTCTATATTTTCACCGGTGGCCTTTGCCTGATCGGCACCATTGTTGACTTGGTGAATTATAAGGACATGGCATTTCAATATAACCGTGGCGTAGCGAAAGAAATACAATCGTACATATAG
- a CDS encoding DUF5777 family beta-barrel protein: MNIRKTTLLVLIAIFGSYSVHAQVLERKRAVQDGPVEDIFLAGSIAGLSTVTGLPQNNMNSMVMHNFGLVSGGIEDFYGLDGGAAVRLGIDYGVTDKLDIGIGRTGIEDVVDLRAKYIILEQLKSDKIPIQIAIKGDVGISTQKERRFNYTFSERLNYFTSVMVARKFNDKLSLQISPMISHFNTVVKEQNNGKLYNTIVGVGLAGRYKLNNRNALAFEYLPVLGNRNPNTKDHIAVSYEIDTGGHVFQLFFMSGRWFTEQHLLARTDTNILDLDFRFGFNINRFFGLGK, translated from the coding sequence ATGAATATTCGAAAAACAACATTATTGGTTCTGATAGCTATTTTTGGAAGTTATTCTGTGCATGCGCAGGTTTTGGAACGCAAACGGGCAGTTCAGGATGGGCCGGTTGAGGATATTTTTCTTGCAGGTAGCATAGCCGGTTTAAGTACGGTGACGGGCCTTCCCCAGAATAACATGAATAGCATGGTAATGCATAATTTCGGGTTGGTTTCAGGAGGGATTGAAGATTTTTATGGCTTAGATGGCGGAGCAGCAGTACGGCTTGGCATCGATTACGGGGTAACAGACAAACTTGACATTGGAATCGGAAGAACCGGCATTGAAGATGTAGTGGATCTGAGAGCTAAATATATTATTCTCGAGCAGCTAAAATCTGATAAAATACCTATTCAGATTGCCATTAAAGGTGATGTCGGTATTTCAACCCAAAAAGAAAGACGCTTCAATTACACTTTTTCAGAGCGCCTTAACTATTTCACTTCTGTTATGGTTGCCCGAAAGTTTAACGACAAGTTAAGCCTGCAAATATCCCCTATGATTTCACACTTCAACACCGTTGTAAAAGAACAAAACAACGGCAAGTTGTACAATACCATAGTAGGAGTTGGACTAGCCGGTCGATATAAGCTTAATAACCGAAATGCCCTCGCTTTTGAATACCTGCCTGTTTTAGGCAACAGAAACCCAAACACCAAAGACCATATTGCCGTCTCTTATGAAATCGATACGGGCGGGCATGTTTTTCAGCTCTTTTTTATGAGCGGACGATGGTTTACCGAACAACACTTACTTGCACGTACTGATACCAATATTCTGGATCTTGATTTCCGGTTCGGCTTTAATATAAACCGATTCTTTGGCCTGGGTAAATAA
- a CDS encoding YceI family protein has translation MKRIQTTLIFILGFISLATAQSYMTEEGRAVFHSEVPLHSFSGNSDNLTGLINLDNNKVDFYIDLTTLQTGIKKRDRDMKETLETEKFPFAEFFGTLTSDFNPDTTAEQPVSVEGEFKIHGISREVAIEGTMQMKPEGLLVKASWVLRLEDYEIVPPSLLFVKVDQEQKIEIEALLKPVND, from the coding sequence ATGAAAAGAATTCAAACTACACTCATATTTATTCTAGGATTTATTTCATTAGCCACGGCTCAATCATATATGACTGAAGAAGGTCGCGCTGTTTTTCACTCTGAAGTACCTTTGCACTCATTTTCCGGAAATTCTGATAACCTCACGGGCTTGATTAATCTGGATAACAATAAGGTAGATTTTTACATAGATCTGACCACTCTTCAGACTGGAATTAAGAAAAGAGACCGGGATATGAAGGAAACCCTTGAAACCGAAAAGTTCCCCTTTGCTGAGTTTTTTGGGACGCTCACTTCTGATTTCAACCCTGATACAACTGCAGAACAACCTGTTAGCGTTGAAGGGGAATTCAAAATTCATGGTATAAGCCGGGAAGTTGCCATTGAAGGAACTATGCAAATGAAACCGGAAGGGCTATTAGTGAAGGCCAGTTGGGTATTAAGGCTTGAAGACTATGAAATCGTCCCTCCTAGTTTGCTGTTTGTGAAAGTAGATCAGGAACAGAAAATTGAAATCGAAGCTTTGCTGAAACCCGTAAATGATTAA
- a CDS encoding HD domain-containing protein — MTNINRETSLELLHSYIESESLLNHSKMVAKAMEAYARSLNKSDQRIEEWWTAGLLHDLDWEKFPDEHPHKAVEEILPSQGYSASVIEAIKAHAPERTGKEPETEIERYLFACDELSGFMNAVSLMRPNGFEDMKVKSVTKKLKDAKFAANVPREDIRKGATLIGKNLNDHIIFMIEVYRE, encoded by the coding sequence ATGACTAACATAAATAGAGAAACTTCTTTGGAATTGTTACACAGTTACATTGAAAGCGAAAGCTTGCTGAATCATTCAAAGATGGTTGCAAAAGCAATGGAAGCTTACGCCCGTTCATTAAATAAATCAGATCAACGGATAGAGGAGTGGTGGACTGCGGGTTTGTTACATGACCTTGACTGGGAGAAATTTCCGGACGAACATCCACATAAGGCTGTAGAAGAGATTCTGCCGAGTCAGGGATATTCAGCATCAGTAATAGAAGCAATTAAAGCTCATGCACCTGAACGGACAGGTAAAGAACCGGAAACGGAAATAGAACGTTATCTTTTCGCCTGTGATGAGCTTTCGGGTTTCATGAATGCTGTTTCTTTAATGAGGCCAAATGGCTTTGAGGATATGAAAGTAAAATCGGTAACAAAAAAGCTTAAGGATGCTAAATTTGCAGCTAATGTACCCAGAGAGGATATACGGAAAGGGGCTACTTTAATCGGGAAAAACCTGAATGACCATATCATATTTATGATTGAAGTATATCGTGAATGA